In a genomic window of Molothrus ater isolate BHLD 08-10-18 breed brown headed cowbird chromosome 17, BPBGC_Mater_1.1, whole genome shotgun sequence:
- the LOC118694553 gene encoding LOW QUALITY PROTEIN: protein FAM83D-B-like (The sequence of the model RefSeq protein was modified relative to this genomic sequence to represent the inferred CDS: inserted 1 base in 1 codon), whose product MANASQCLEEGSGRWPPPAGPYSEAQRLALEELVAGGPEALRAFLRREQLPPFLSEPEVQDIARAALPPAAGPEPAAEPSAGASLDASSLTYFPERSELEPPALELGWPGFASGAFRGLTRVEAHFQPGCGDSIYGCKEAVRRQIRSARQVIALVMDSFTDIEIFSDLQDAYNNRQVPVYILLDQDSVPHFLEMCNNLGVCPEQESMMRVRTLTGSTYYMRSGAKIVGKAKEKFMLIDGIRVATGSYSFTWSDGKLNSSNLLVLSGQVVEHFDLQFRILYAQSLPISPKRLSSCRNSGMFDHLLTRTESSKEYTVEGNLRAEFARLSSTPKKLLEKADQTEYTPAGKLCNLQLSCLCEEESFSNQVGTVEQRSASTQTGPWEEMAAVTKCNAATQASTATADSGTQASVTARGTGTQTSILLKTAVTQTKEEEGTETPLLPRKFXKEEYFLSAKAISSSSLQSLSSSSSQCSLASSTGSISSLRSFEYSSSHRAQYFQKLHKERQFHYSTIRSKLSHMVAILSRRGRVPATYLSQVPAGGSLKQRRDISASLHSLRHASLYSLSK is encoded by the exons ATGGCCAACGCGTCGCAGTGTCTGGAGGAGGGCTCGGGGCGCTGGCCGCCGCCGGCCGGGCCGTACAGCGAGGCGCAGCGGCTGGcgctggaggagctggtggcGGGCGGCCCCGAGGCGCTGCGCGCTTTCCTGCGGCGGGAGCAGCTGCCGCCCTTCCTGTCGGAGCCCGAGGTGCAGGACATCGCTCGggccgcgctgccgcccgccgcgGGCCCGGAGCCGGCGGCCGAGCCCTCGGCCGGAGCCTCGCTGGACGCCTCGTCGCTCACCTACTTCCCCGAGCGCTCGGAGCTGGAGCCGCCCGcgctggagctgggctggccgGGCTTCGCCAGCGGCGCCTTCCGCGGGCTGACGCGGGTGGAGGCGCATTTCCAGCCCGGCTGCGGGGACAGCATCTACGGCTGCAAGGAGGCGGTGCGGCGCCAGATCCGCTCCGCCCGGCAG GTGATTGCCCTTGTGATGGATTCCTTCACAGATATTGAGATCTTCAGTGACCTTCAGGATGCCTATAACAACCGCCAAGTCCCAGTCTACATCCTCCTTGACCAGGACTCTGTACCCCATTTCTTGGAAATGTGCAACAATTTGGGAGTTTGTCCTGAGCAGGAAAGT ATGATGAGAGTTCGAACTCTCACAGGGAGCACGTACTACATGAGGTCAGGTGCCAAAATTGTTGGGAAAGCCAAGGAGAAGTTCATGTTAATTGATGGCATTAGAGTGGCAACAGGCTCCTACAG TTTCACATGGTCTGATGGGAAGCTGAACAGCAGCAACTTGCTGGTGTTGTCAGGTCAAGTGGTTGAGCACTTTGACCTCCAGTTCAGGATTCTTTATGCCCAGTCACTGCCCATCAGCCCAAAGCGACTgtccagctgcaggaacagtgGCATGTTTGATCACCTGCTGACCAGAACAGAATCCTCCAAAGAATATACTGTGGAAGGCAACTTGAGAGCAGAATTTGCCAGACTGTCTAGCACGCCAAAGAAATTGCTGGAAAAAGCAGATCAAACTGAATATACTCCTGCAGGAAAGCTTTGCAACCTGCAGCTTTCTTGCCTGTGTGAAGAGGAGTCGTTCAGCAATCAAGTGGGCACAGTGGAACAGAGAAGTGCATCAACTCAAACTGGCCCGTGGGAAGAGATGGCAGCTGTGACCAAATGCAATGCAGCCACTcaggccagcactgccacagcagaCAGTGGCACTCAGGCTTCTGTCACGGCCAGAGGGACAGGCACTCAGACATCCATTTTGCTGAAGACTGCAGTGACACAGACAAAGGAAGAGGAGGGCACAGAAACACCCCTCCTTCCCAGAAAGT TCAAAGAAGAGTATTTTCTGTCTGCGAAGGCCATATCCAGCTCTAGTCTGCAATCATTGTCTTCATCATCGTCCCAGTGCTCTCTTGCAAGCTCTACAGGCTCAATATCCTCTCTCCGCTCCTTTGAATATTCCAGTAGTCACAGGGCACAATATTTCCAAAAACTGCACAAAGAGAGGCAGTTCCACTACTCCACCATCAGGTCGAAGCTGAGCCACATGGTGGCCATCCTGTCCCGGcggggccgtgtccctgccACCTACCTGAGCCAGGTCCCTGCCGGGGGCAGCCTGAAGCAGAGGCGCGACATCAGCGCCAGCCTGCACAGCCTGCGCCACGCCTCGCTCTATTCCCTCAGTAAATGA